A segment of the Solanum lycopersicum chromosome 9, SLM_r2.1 genome:
tatcatttaaaaaattgaaaacttgaAAATACGCTTCTCGGATACCGAAATAGAAAGAGTTGATTCACCAATAGTAATTTATGAGTAAATTATGTGACTTCTTACTATTGTTGAAATTACATTATTACCTAGTTTTATTTGtccattatattaaaatatatttctttttattttatttttacttttataatatcaagaaaagataaacattttatcattttaaaaaaggtCAAATcgttaaaaacttaaaaaaagcGCTTCTCGTATACCTAAGTAGAAAGAACTGATAAGATTAGGTGCAAAATGGTTCACCAATAGCGTTTTatgagtattatttttttatttattattgaaattactgtATTACttctttgatttaattttagtttgtccaccatattaaaaatatatttatttattttatttattaattttataatatcaagaaaaaataaatattttaacatttaaaaaaaacatcaagtcattgaaaacttgaaaaaagCTTCTCAAATACCTAGATAGATAAAGATGATAAGATCagacataattttatttatccactatattttctatttgaaaactatattaatatttttcaaataaaaattacataaatgttCAAAGTTCAtataaatgagtcttttctcaaattcgataacatatttaatattttttgggaaaatgcccaagtatcccctcaatttatgcccgaaatctcagagacaacacttatactatagtaaggtcctattatcccccgaacttattttatatgcaattttctaccccttttagcttacgtggcactagttcgaaaaaaaaaatcaaccattgttgggcccacaagatagtgtcacgtaagctaaaaaggggtaaaaaattattaataaaataagtttagagggtaataggaccttagtatagtataagtgtgtctctgaaatttcgagcataggttgaggggtacttggacattatccctattttttttaataacaacaTCAATTAGTGTTGTGAGTGACTTCTCTCCACGTGTAGTACTTCTTTCCACTCTTCATAACCTCTTTCTGCCAAAtgtcaattttcttttaattactAATCTTCATCTTTGCTTACACATATTTCACGCCTACAAGGGATCGAACTTACAGGTAACAAGTGCAATTCTTATCACATCCTAAATATTACTAATATTGAATAGCTtaccaaaataattatatacattatatatattttttttatgatagttCATATTAAACTATTATTGAGTTTGTATTGTcgttttttaattgttatttcaaaagaaaatattaattaaaaaatttaaatttttttaattgaaaatctaattaatttaaattcacaccatgtaagttatatttattatttcttatatatactcaatttaccatgtaagttatatttattatttcttatatatacTCAATTTACTAAACTAAAGTCTGATTATACGTTAGATATTcacaataaaatttgattattttttactattcgAAAGAAAGTGTCAAATCCATATGAAAAGAAATTTATACTCAAAACTCAAAACCTTTGGCTTAGATATAAACAGTCTCATATGATACATCATATCAATACCAAagctattattttatttatcaataattatttatctattttttttttatcattagttatttatttatttattctcataaataaaagataattttccCCTATTATATCACTTTCAATCAATTCCtttatagaaaatatgaaattccttaaaaaatttaattcatttactttataattataagaacaaaataataaattagtcaTATTAAtctgttatttttaaataaaaataaataaataattaaaaactaagTGAATAtactatttaaataaaagtcATAGTACATAAATATGCTCTTTAACTTGATTTCGAATcacatttatgtccttcaatTTTGGGTTTGCACAAGTAaacatttaaacttgtataaaattgaacaaataaacacgCATGTTccatatgttattttttatccaACATGATATTCTACGTGTATTATGCTATGTAgaactcatgtgtttatttatttaaaagttaaacagttaaaatatttgtttgtaCATTATGAAAGTTTAacgtcaaaattaaaatttaaagctatTTATGcctaaataaaaatgtatatataatgaGCAAATATAAGAGGATGGATATAAATAGCGGATCCATCTTCTTTCAATATCATTCCATCACCTGAAATTCCTCCTgacccttcttcttcttcttctccaattCTACTTCCTTTTACCTTTTGCACTCAAAAAACTCTTCAGTTTCCTAAAAAAGTACATTTCGATAATGGCTTCTCAGCAAGATGAGCTAAAACACAGAAGTACTACGAAATCACAACAAACAGAGCAATACACAAAATCTGCTCACGATAAGGATTCAAAATCGAACAAAAACATCAACAGATCAACAAGAAAACAGATCGCTAAACGAGGCGTCAAATCATTGACAATCGCTTTATCAATTCCACTTCTATTAACCCTAATTGACATTTCTCTATTCGGATCAAGTTACCAGTACGTTTCAATGGAGAAGCCTTTCTGGTTTCCGCGTCTATGGGCTTTACATTTAGCCTGTTTAGGTTCTTCTCTTCTAATGGGTCTTTCTGCTTGGCTTGTTTGGGCTGAAGGTGGGTTTCATCGTCAACCTATGgctataattttgtatttagcTCAATTAGGGTTGAGTTTGGCTTGGGATCCAGTTGTGTTCAAAGCAGGTGCAACTAGAATTGGGTTAGTGTTATGTGTGGCTTTGTTTGGAGTGTTGATTGGTTGTTTTAGGGCTTTTAAAAATGTGAATCCTATTGCTGGGGATTTGGTTAAACCTTGTTTTGGATGGGCTGTGCTTTTGAGTTTAGCAAATCTTAAGCTTGTGTATCATTAggaagaaataaattaatatagacaTATGCActtgttttttgttttgttttggcTTGTGAGGCTTATGTACTGTAAATTTACATGttctatatttatgttttaattaaattaaatttacatGTGTGTTCTATAttttatgctttaatgaaaaattaaataagcttTTGCCTGTTCCATTATATGGCTATAATTCGAAGCAAACAGAACCTACTACTACGTTGTTGGTTAAATTTATATTACTCAGCTAGTAATCAAAAGCTATAACTAACACTTGCTATTAATATTAACCTTAATTATGTAGATCGATTTTtagtttgtataatttgtcacagttagtatagtataatttgcatgtttttttttttatttcgatTTTATTACTATATACTACATTCAATAATtttggtttttaattttttgatctCGTATAAACGTGTAACTTTTAGTTTTcgtataaaataatttgtatcaCTATCAATCTATTATTTCGGATCTTATTATACTTATACAATTCAAGACTCTTTACTCAATTATGGGAAAAAAATACATTTGTGCAATTCAGACTTTTACTacttaattatgaaaaaataataatacgaattttataaaatgaaatgcaaattataaaattattgtccCCTCTCCTCTCCCCTCCTCTCGGCCTCACTCGGTAGATAAAATGTACAATAATTACATACTTGCTTGTTCAAtcgttttattttatgtgtcaCTTTTTGAATTTCAAGAGTTAAACAAATATATCACCAGAGTTAAACAAATATATCACCTTTGAGATTTCAAGACTTAAACAAATGTATCACCTTTGAAATTTCAAGACTTAAATAAATGTATCACTTTTGAAATTTCAGGACTTAAATAAGACTACATTTGAcaagtaaattttttatagatCTTTCAAACATTTGAATAATCAATTTCATGATACTTTCTAcgtaattaataaatacatagATTCCattgcaaaaaattaaaaatttcatgcacAATTAAATTGTTTCGACTTTCAAAACACAAAAGGCAACCATTTAACTGATAATACATATAACTCTATCTCTCTCCCACTTTCTGCTCCCACTCGTTCgcttctctcttctctttcaaTCTCGCTCTCTATTCTCCTTCCTATAACATGTATCTACGAATTGTTACTAGGAAATTGGAGCATAATGAAGCTATTTTTGAGTGGCTATATAAGTTTCCATATATATTGGATTATACCATAGTATAATCTGCAGAAATGTGTTGATGCATTATATCATAAGCTTCAATTCTTCAAGCAACATGAATAATGCAAGTTTCTGTTCCTGCCTAAGCACAAGAAAATGACGCGAGCAAATGTGTAGCACTAAATTTCTAGTCAGTGCGACCAAGTTTCCTCAGTGTCACTGAGATTCTCTTCTTTTGATCAATCTCTTGACCTTGCCATATTTGGAACCCAGGTTTTCGATTTATTTCGTGTTTCCAAAGATAGCGTGCTTCTCCCCACATCAGAATAAGACAACCTGGTGTCAAAAGCACCGGCACTTTGTGTGGTGGATCTTGAGCTGTGCATGTTTCATTTTCGACTCCAGAAAAATGCATTACGCAGGATGAATCTAGAGAAACAATAGCTATTCCATCCTCAAACCGCATTAGATCAACATGTGCGCAGATACCCTGTTATAAAGCAATGTGGTAATTCATCACCAGAATTCCACTGTAAAGAAAAGGATGCTGATCCTTTTCATGAGCAAGTTAT
Coding sequences within it:
- the LOC101251222 gene encoding translocator protein homolog, whose translation is MASQQDELKHRSTTKSQQTEQYTKSAHDKDSKSNKNINRSTRKQIAKRGVKSLTIALSIPLLLTLIDISLFGSSYQYVSMEKPFWFPRLWALHLACLGSSLLMGLSAWLVWAEGGFHRQPMAIILYLAQLGLSLAWDPVVFKAGATRIGLVLCVALFGVLIGCFRAFKNVNPIAGDLVKPCFGWAVLLSLANLKLVYH